The following proteins are co-located in the Leptodactylus fuscus isolate aLepFus1 chromosome 8, aLepFus1.hap2, whole genome shotgun sequence genome:
- the RNF151 gene encoding RING finger protein 151 isoform X1, with translation MAAVGQALGGGYDLDIFTENPDDDLLCSICHGVLRCPVMISCGHIFCRKCILQWLKRQQTCPCCRTEVKGKLYVQMHKLKRKINQLQVKCPNEQNGCPALFPLLRSEEHADTCAFGLVTCDNEGCPAQVLRKDISEHSQSCEYWSEMCHMGCGTQLTPTNRDEHNCYMELKETYNKQLHKLRQKARRIESLSCQMSRQIQLLSEGLEGAQASVSIEETE, from the exons ATGGCTGCAGTAGGACAGGCGCTG GGAGGTGGATACGACTTAGACATTTTTACAGAAAACCCAGATGATGATCTCCTGTGCTCCATCTGCCATGGTGTGCTGCGGTGCCCCGTCATGATCTCCTGTGGGCACATCTTCTGCCGAAAATGCATTTTACAGTGGCTAAAGAG ACAGCAGACATGTCCGTGCTGCAGAACCGAAGTGAAGGGTAAATTGTACGTCCAGATGCACAAGCTGAAGAGGAAAATCAACCAGCTGCAAGTCAAG TGTCCTAATGAACAAAATGGCTGCCCGGCCCTTTTCCCTCTATTGAGGAGCGAAGAACATGCTGATACTTGCGCTTTTGGATTGGTTACCTGTGACAATGAAGGATGTCCTGCCCAGGTCTTAAGGAAAGACATCAGTGAACACAGTCAGAGCTGCGAGTACTGGAGCGAGATGTGTCACATGGGATGTGGGACGCAGCTGACCCCGACAAATCGAGATGAACACAACTGCTATATGGAACTTAAAGAGACCTATAACAAACAGCTGCACAAGCTGCGCCAGAAGGCCCGGAGGATCGAGAGCCTGTCCTGCCAGATGAGCAGACAGATACAGCTGCTTAGTGAAGGTCTGGAGGGCGCCCAGGCCTCTGTGAGCATAGAGGAGACAGAGTAA
- the RNF151 gene encoding RING finger protein 151 isoform X2 — MGGGYDLDIFTENPDDDLLCSICHGVLRCPVMISCGHIFCRKCILQWLKRQQTCPCCRTEVKGKLYVQMHKLKRKINQLQVKCPNEQNGCPALFPLLRSEEHADTCAFGLVTCDNEGCPAQVLRKDISEHSQSCEYWSEMCHMGCGTQLTPTNRDEHNCYMELKETYNKQLHKLRQKARRIESLSCQMSRQIQLLSEGLEGAQASVSIEETE; from the exons ATG GGAGGTGGATACGACTTAGACATTTTTACAGAAAACCCAGATGATGATCTCCTGTGCTCCATCTGCCATGGTGTGCTGCGGTGCCCCGTCATGATCTCCTGTGGGCACATCTTCTGCCGAAAATGCATTTTACAGTGGCTAAAGAG ACAGCAGACATGTCCGTGCTGCAGAACCGAAGTGAAGGGTAAATTGTACGTCCAGATGCACAAGCTGAAGAGGAAAATCAACCAGCTGCAAGTCAAG TGTCCTAATGAACAAAATGGCTGCCCGGCCCTTTTCCCTCTATTGAGGAGCGAAGAACATGCTGATACTTGCGCTTTTGGATTGGTTACCTGTGACAATGAAGGATGTCCTGCCCAGGTCTTAAGGAAAGACATCAGTGAACACAGTCAGAGCTGCGAGTACTGGAGCGAGATGTGTCACATGGGATGTGGGACGCAGCTGACCCCGACAAATCGAGATGAACACAACTGCTATATGGAACTTAAAGAGACCTATAACAAACAGCTGCACAAGCTGCGCCAGAAGGCCCGGAGGATCGAGAGCCTGTCCTGCCAGATGAGCAGACAGATACAGCTGCTTAGTGAAGGTCTGGAGGGCGCCCAGGCCTCTGTGAGCATAGAGGAGACAGAGTAA
- the RPS2 gene encoding small ribosomal subunit protein uS5, translating to MADDAGGNRGGFRGGFGSGGRGRGRGRGRGRGRGRGARGGKADDKEWVPVTKLGRLVKDMKIKSLEEIYLFSLPIKESEIIDFFLGSSLKDEVLKIMPVQKQTRAGQRTRFKAFVAIGDFNGHVGLGVKCSKEVATAIRGAIILAKLSIVPVRRGYWGNKIGKPHTVPCKVTGRCGSVLVRLIPAPRGTGIVSAPVPKKLLMMAGIDDCYTSARGCTATLGNFAKATFDAISKTYSYLTPDLWKETIFTKSPYQEYTDHLAKTHTRVSVQRTQAAAVPATS from the exons ATGGCGGACGACGCCGGTGGTAACAGGGGAGGTTTCCGCGGAGGCTTCGGCAGTGGTGGCCGGGGCCGTGGTCGTGGAAGAGGCAGGGGCCGCGGAAGAGGACGTGGTGCCCGTGGTGGCAAAGCCGATGACAAAGAA TGGGTTCCAGTCACCAAACTCGGCCGTCTGGTCAAGGACATGAAGATCAAGTCTCTGGAGGAAATCTATCTGTTCTCCCTGCCAATCAAA GAGTCTGAGATCATTGACTTCTTCCTGGGATCCTCTCTGAAGGATGAGGTCCTGAAGATCATGCCTGTGCAGAAACAGACCCGTGCCGGACAGCGCACAAGGTTCAAG GCTTTTGTGGCTATTGGAGACTTCAACGGCCATGTTGGTCTTGGTGTGAAATGCTCCAAAGAAGTCGCCACCGCTATCCGTGGTGCCATCATCCTGGCTAAGCTCTCCATTGTACCTGTGCGTAGAGGATACTGGGGTAACAAGATCGGCAAACCCCACACAGTGCCCTGCAAG GTAACTGGACGTTGTGGCTCTGTCCTGGTGCGTCTTATCCCTGCACCCAGAGGTACCGGCATTGTGTCTGCCCCCGTCCCCAAGAAGCTGCTGATGATGGCTGGTATTGATGACTGCTACACCTCAGCCAGGGGCTGCACTGCTACCTTGGGTAACTTTG CTAAAGCCACGTTTGATGCCATCTCCAAGACCTACAGCTACCTGACTCCTGACCTCTGGAAGGAAACTATCTTCACCAAGTCTCCATACCAG GAGTACACTGACCATCTGGCCAAGACTCACACCAGAGTGTCCGTGCAGAGGACCCAGGCCGCCGCTGTTCCTGCCACCTCCTAA
- the NDUFB10 gene encoding NADH dehydrogenase [ubiquinone] 1 beta subcomplex subunit 10 has translation MPESVDRDVYPEPPRQTPAPNRQSSLPDPVPLVASIFLYAIDKPVTAFHDWMEKQREKRRIHYYHREFRRVPDLTHCLEEDYVCHYEANKQWKRDHLVDQEIVKIIRERVAACRTREGESADQNCAPLLKQYAEVCKAYKARYEDLGYYGGARKCLMKQKERMMEERKAAAAQGKAEAE, from the exons ATGCCGGAATCCGTGGATAGAGATGTGTACCCGGAGCCGCCGCGCCAGACCCCGGCACCGAACCGGCAGTCCTCCCTACCGGACCCGGTGCCCTTAGTGGCCAGCATATTCCTCTACGCCATAGACAAGCCGGTTACTGCCTTCCATG ATTGGATGGAAAAACAGCGAGAAAAGAGAAGAATCCATTATTATCACCGAGAGTTCAGACGTGTCCCTGATCTGACCCATTGCCTGGAGGAAGACTACGTGTGTCACTATGAGGCCAACAAACAGTGGAAGAGGGACCA CCTTGTAGATCAGGAGATTGTGAAGATTATCCGGGAACGTGTTGCAGCGTGCAGGACAAGGGAGGGCGAGAGCGCCGACCAGAACTGTGCACCCCTGCTCAAACAGTACGCTGAAGTCTGCAAGGCCTACAAAGCCAGAT ATGAGGACCTTGGATATTATGGCGGCGCCAGGAAATGTCTCATGAAGCAGAAGGAAAGGATGATGGAGGAGAGGAAGGCGGCGGCTGCGCAGGGGAAGGCCGAGGCGGAATAA
- the RPL3L gene encoding ribosomal protein uL3-like, which produces MSHRKFSAPRHGHLGFLPHKRSKRHRGKVKTWPKDDPSKPVHLTAFLGYKAGMTHTLREIHRPGLKISKREEVEAVTIIETPPLIVVGIVGYVETPRGLRGLKTIFAEHISDECKRRFYRNWYKSKKKAFTKYCKKWQDDQGKKQLEKDIATMKKYCKVIRVIVHTQMKLLPLRQKKAHVMEIQLNGGTISEKVDWAHEKLEKQIPVNTVFGQDEMIDVIGVTKGKGMKGVTSRWHTKKLPRKTHKGLRKVACIGAWHPARVAYTIARAGQKGYHHRTELNKKIYRIGRGIHIQDGKVVKNNASTQYDITDKSITPLGGFPHYGPVNNDFIMVKGCVVGSKKRVLTLRKSLLVHTSRRALEPIELKFIDTTSKFGHGCFQTDQEKRAFMGPQKKHLVKDKQQPAEEL; this is translated from the exons ATG tCTCATCGTAAGTTCTCAGCTCCCCGTCATGGACATCTTGGGTTCCTACCCCATAAGCGCAGCAAACGTCACCGGGGTAAAGTGAAGACTTGGCCAAAAGATGACCCCAGCAAACCCGTTCACCTTACAGCCTTCCTCGGCTACAAGGCTGGGATGACCCACACTTTACGAGAGATCCATCGACCAGGACTCA AGATTTCTAAGCGTGAAGAAGTGGAGGCGGTAACAATCATAGAAACCCCTCCGCTGATCGTGGTGGGGATAGTGGGATACGTGGAGACTCCTCGAGGCTTGAGAGGCTTGAAGACCATATTTGCTGAGCACATCAGTGACGAGTGCAAGAGACGCTTCTACAGGAATTG GTATAAGAGCAAGAAGAAGGCCTTCACAAAATACTGCAAGAAGTGGCAAGATGATCAAGGCAAAAAGCAACTTGAAAAAGACATTGCTACCATGAAGAAGTACTGCAAGGTTATCCGGGTTATAGTGCACACTCAG ATGAAACTCCTACCCTTGCGCCAAAAGAAGGCCCACGTCATGGAGATCCAACTTAATGGTGGGACCATCTCTGAGAAGGTAGATTGGGCTCATGAGAAACTGGAAAAACAAATCCCAGTGAACACCGTCTTTGGCCAGGACGAGATGATTGATGTCATTGGTGTCACCAAGGGAAAGGGAATGAAAG GTGTAACCTCACGTTGGCACACCAAGAAGTTACCCCGTAAAACACACAAAGGTTTACGTAAAGTAGCCTGCATTGGAGCCTGGCACCCTGCCCGTGTTGCCTACACCATAGCCCGAGCTGGGCAAAAGGGTTATCACCATCGTACAGAGCTCAACAAGAAG ATTTATCGTATTGGTAGAGGTATCCATATTCAAGATGGAAAGGTTGTGAAGAACAATGCATCAACACAATATGATATCACAGACAAGTCCATTACACCGCTG GGAGGTTTCCCACATTATGGTCCAGTAAACAACGACTTTATCATGGTTAAAGGGTGTGTCGTAGGAAGCAAGAAGCGTGTCCTCACCCTAAGGAAG TCTCTTCTAGTCCACACAAGTCGTCGTGCCTTAGAACCAATTGAACTGAAGTTCATTGACACCACATCCAAGTTTGGTCATGGATGCTTCCAGACGGACCAGGAGAAGAGAGCCTTCATG GGACCCCAGAAGAAACATCTGGTAAAAGACAAACAGCAACCAGCGGAGGAGCTGTAG